The following are from one region of the Saccharomyces kudriavzevii IFO 1802 strain IFO1802 genome assembly, chromosome: 12 genome:
- the ATG23 gene encoding Atg23p (similar to Saccharomyces cerevisiae ATG23 (YLR431C); ancestral locus Anc_4.311) produces the protein MELNQVLEKKEEISQYLSNLVGLHEKALSDVNSASQVTSIRKDIAICLNDLCRINDLLVSHDGLLRREIESLFRDKEDLLDLNEREQLLCKERKSWHIERAVDTAQVDYIIDKNAIISISSHYRTSLNKYIESVGAENTILSYTDDVDPRTEETQNTGSSADQMMYNYKLLQLSHKQARSEIMKLENLLRDFKKDDKFIEEELKKQSGRIRSKISSIDLHLSKIEESKIRLMKRIGFESPLTQEKSLSEKLFNLRLSDTDENHSEREIISRKNFVHMKDLIELKIDNLQDQLTKNKNESSALVAQRDLWLDCQGRVGDLENKLITKLQNSSNSNISPNEMTEMIKSTIQYLNCLLESPDGKLTTTLITNERDVLLKACEELNSENATTTHGNRGATPPKPIDMYETHKDSNASSSLKQPASPPFLVASKSPPKIGISESIIKASKNGSISKKVD, from the coding sequence atGGAATTGAATCAGGttttagaaaagaaagaagagatttCGCAATATCTGAGTAATCTAGTCGGACTGCACGAAAAGGCATTGTCTGACGTTAACTCTGCCTCTCAAGTGACAAGTATTCGAAAAGATATCGCTATTTGTCTCAATGATCTGTGCAGAATCAACGATCTCTTGGTATCTCATGATGGGCTCTTGAGGAGGGAGATTGAATCTTTGTTCCGAGACAAGGAGGATCTATTAGACTTGAACGAAAGAGAGCAGCTTCTTTGCAAGGAACGGAAATCATGGCATATCGAACGAGCAGTGGACACCGCACAGGTGGACTATATCATAGATAAGAATGCCAtcatttccatttcatCACACTACCGGACATCATTGAACAAGTATATTGAATCGGTGGGAGCAGAAAATACAAttttatcatatacggATGATGTAGATCCCAGAACAGAAGAAACGCAAAACACGGGATCCTCTGCAGATCAGATGATGTATAATTACAAACTGCTGCAGTTATCTCATAAACAGGCCAGATCGGAAATAATGAAGctagaaaatttattaAGGGACTTTAAAAAGGATGATAAATTCATCGAAGaggaattgaaaaaacaatcTGGGCGAATACGCTCTAAGATAAGTAGCATCGATTTGCATTTATCCAAGATCGAAGAGTCCAAGATTCgattgatgaagaggatAGGATTCGAGTCGCCCTTGACACAAGAAAAATCGTTATCAGAAAAACTGTTCAATTTGAGATTGTCAGACACTGATGAAAACCACAGCGAAAGAGAAATTATCAGTAGGAAGAATTTCGTTCACATGAAGGATCTCATCGAATTGAAGATTGATAATTTACAGGATCAGCtaaccaaaaataaaaatgaatctTCCGCTTTGGTAGCACAACGTGATTTATGGCTAGACTGTCAAGGAAGAGTCGGAGATTTGGAGAACAAACTTATAACTAAACTCCAGAATAGCAGCAACTCTAATATCTCTCCCAACGAAATGACCGAGATGATCAAATCTACAATACAATACCTCAATTGCCTTCTCGAATCACCCGATGGAAAGCTCACAACAACTTTGATAACCAACGAAAGAGATGTACTTCTGAAGGCTTGTGAAGAATTAAACTCAGAGAATGCAACAACTACTCACGGCAATCGCGGCGCTACACCTCCCAAACCAATTGATATGTACGAAACTCATAAGGATTCAAATGCAAGTTCAAGTCTAAAACAACCCGCAAGTCCCCCTTTCTTGGTTGCGAGTAAGTCGCCGCCAAAAATTGGTATTTCTGAAAGTATAATTAAAGCTAGTAAAAATGGCTCCATATCTAAGAAGGTTGATTGA